One Halarcobacter ebronensis genomic window carries:
- a CDS encoding cytochrome c3 family protein, with protein MKKVLILIYFISLISLIYANSQKEESNALSSSIKITPEIKKKYPLKHSHNKLSLDCIFCHVGQGVNPENFEAVDEDKCLFCHKSKIYLAKRLEFMDTLKANPHNSVHDGPNLYCDECHREHKPSVNMCSECHLKEIKNNIWMKDTP; from the coding sequence ATGAAAAAAGTATTAATCCTTATATACTTTATCTCTCTTATATCATTAATCTATGCAAATTCACAAAAAGAGGAGAGCAATGCTCTCTCCTCTTCCATAAAAATTACACCTGAAATAAAGAAAAAATATCCTCTAAAACACTCTCATAATAAGTTATCTTTAGACTGTATTTTTTGTCATGTAGGGCAAGGAGTCAATCCTGAAAATTTTGAAGCTGTTGATGAAGATAAATGTCTTTTTTGTCATAAATCAAAAATTTATTTAGCAAAAAGATTAGAATTTATGGATACATTAAAAGCAAATCCACATAATTCAGTTCATGATGGTCCAAATTTATATTGTGATGAGTGTCATAGGGAACATAAACCTTCTGTTAACATGTGTTCAGAGTGTCATTTAAAAGAGATTAAAAATAATATTTGGATGAAGGATACACCATGA